The Kiloniellales bacterium genome includes the window CTGATCGACGAGCACCGGACCCCGGACGGCAGCACGGTCTGCCTCTACACCGAGGTCACCGACCTCAAGCGCCGCGAGGCCGAGCTGCAGCGCGCCCGCGGCGCGGCCGAGACCGCCAACCTCAAGCTGGAGCGCACCAACGCCCAGCTCGACATCGCGCTCGCCCAGATGGCCCAGGGGCTCTGCGTCTTCGACGCCGAGCAGAAGCTGGTGCTCTGTAACCGGCACTACGGCGAGCTTTTCGGCCTGCCCGAGGCCCTGGTCCAGCCGGGAGTCTCGGTGCGCGCCCAGATCGAGCACAGCTTCGGCGGCGGCGCCCGGGCGGAGGTCTGGCAGCAGCGCCTGGTCGAGGAGCGGCTCGAGCAGGCCGGCCGGCCCTCGGAGACCAGCTACCTCCTGGAGCTGCCGGACGGCCGGGTCATCGAGGTCATGCACCGGCCGCTGGACGACGGCGGCGCGGTCGAGACCTTCACCGACGTCACCGAGAAGGCGGCGACCCAGCGGGCCCTACACGAAAGCGAGGACCGGCTGCGCGGCCAGCTCGCCGAGCTGATGGAGAACCGCGAGCGCCTGGAGGAGCAGCGCGAGGAGCTCAGGAAGCTGGCCGAGGGCCTGGCCTGGGCGGTCGAGGAGGCCGAGGCCGCGAACCGGGCCAAGTCGGAGTTCCTGGCCAAGATGAGCCACGAGCTGCGCACCCCGCTGAACGCGGTGATCGGCTTCTCGGAGGCGATGAAGGCGGAGATCTTCGGGCCGATCGGCAACGCCCGCTACCAGGGCTACGTCGACAACATCTGCGACAGCGGCACTCACCTGCTGGGCCTGATCAACGACCTGCTGGACCTCTCCAAGGTCGAGGCCGGCGGCTTCAACCTCAACGAGGAGACCCTCGAGGCCGCCAAGCTCTTCGAGGTCTGCGAGCGGCTGATGGAGGAGCGCGCCGAGTACGCCGGCCAGCGCCTGGAGGTGCGCTGCCCGCCCGACCTGCCGCGCTTCCGGGCCGACGGCATGCGGCTCAAGCAGGTCCTGCTGAACCTCTTGTCCAACGCGATCAAGTACACCCCCGAGGGCGGCCGGGTGACCATGGCGGCCGGGCTCCTGGACGACGGCGGCCTGGAGCTGAGCGTCGCCGACACCGGGATCGGGATCAGCCCGGCGCAGCTGCCGCTGGTCATGCAGCCCTTCCGCCAGGCCGAGAACGCCATGTGCCGCGGCCACGAGGGCACCGGCCTCGGCCTGCCCCTGGCCAAGGCCCTGGTCGAGCTGCACGGCGGCAGCCTGGTGATCGAGAGCGCGCCCGGCCGCGGCACCCTGGCCCGCATCCAGCTGCCCGCGTCGCGGATCGAGACCGCCCTCATCGAGGCCGCCCCGCTCCAGCCCGAAGCCCTGCAGAAGCCGGCCTGACGGGCCCCAGCGCAAAGGACGTCTCAATCGGCGGGGGACGTGGCGCGCCCGGCAGGATTCGAACCTGCGACCCCAAGCTTAGAAGGCTCGTGCTCTATCCAGCTGAGCTACGGGCGCGCGGTGAGGGCAAGAACCCTGGAATACCCCGCCCGGCGGGGGCCGTCCAGCGGCAAGGCAGGCGAACGCCCGGCCCGGCGCGCCCCGACCGATGCGGCCGGCGCAAAATCGGGGCGTGTCCGCCCGGCCACCCTGTGTCTCTCATGCAACAGTCCCGGGCCGATCGCGGCCGTTCTGGCGGAAGCCGCTCGACCCTTACCTTGCGTTAACCAATCTTAACTTAGCTGGAGAAAGTGAGCTGCCCCCGCGTCGGCTTCGACGGCGGTCCCCGAGGCGGGCGCAAGACCGAGGATGAGAGACATGCCCTTCCCAGCCCGAGACCTGATCGACCGGCTCCGCGCCGAGGCCGCCGCAGCCGCAAAGACCCTCCTGGACTTCGCCACCCCGCCGCTGGTGCCGGCCGTGGCCGGCAACGCCGCCCCCTGTCCCGCCGACACCGGCCCGACGCGCGGCTCTCTGCTTGTTCCAGCGCCCGAGCTGACCCCTGACAAGGCCGCGATCCTGGCCGACATCCGGGCCCTGACCGAGGAACTGGACCGGCAAAACCGCCGCGCCGTGCCATTGACCGTCACGCATCGACCCAACGGCCCGCTCGGAGCAGCGGTCGCCGCCGGCTGCCTCTGGCTCGAGGGCTAGATCAAACTGCGCTCAACTGAGATCAATTGAGCGCAGATAATTTGATCTATCTCAAATAGATAGAGCAGCGCATCTGCGTTCGAACGAACGCAGGCTGCTCGAGGTTTTACCGGTCCGAAGACCCGTTGGCCCGTTCCTTTCAGGAGGCGTGATCCGTCGCCACGACGGACGCGCCCGAAGTCCGCAAGGTCCCTTCGCGCATCTCCGGCCTAATGGGTCCAGCGCAGCGGGCGGTTGGTGGCGAAGTTGGCGGCGTAGGACTTTGGGCGCAGCTTGCGCTTGTGCGGCTCTTCCACGGTGTACATGTAGCCCTGGGCCTTGGCGTAGGCGACCGCCTCCTCCTTGCTCGGGAACCAGAGCCGGAGCTGGCCCTTGGTGTCGTCCGAGGAGGTCCAGCCCATCAGCGGCTCGACCCGGCGCCGGGTCTCGGGCTCGAACTCCAGCAGCCAGCGCTCGGTCTTGGCCCGGCCGGACTGCATGGCCGTCTTGGGCGGCTGGTAGATCCTCACCTGCATGACCTTGAACCCCCGTCGTCGTCAGAAGCCTTTGGGCGCCGGCGTCCCGGGCTGGTCGGGGCGACTGGATTCGAACCAACGACCTCCTGCTCCCAAAGCAGGCGCTCTACCAGGCTGAGCTACGCCCCGCGGCGCAGAAGCTATGCGGTTTTCCGGGCCTCAGCAAGGCGCGAAATCGGACCAGGAGTGGCACCCGGGTGCCACGAGAGGTCACAGGGTCCAGGAATGCGTTCTTCCTGTGTTCAAGTTTCGATGCGATGCCATCCCCAGGTGCCTGGCGCACCCCTTTCACACCTCCGAGAGACCGGCGCCGCCGCACCCCTTGCTCGGTGCCAGGGCTGCCACTTGGGCGACAATAGCCACCTCGAGACACCGATCGCGCGTCCGGTGGCCGACGACCCGGTGCCGCAGGTGGTGCGGAAGAGGCGCTGCAGCCGCTGTGGCGGGAAGTCGATCAAGATGCGGCCAGCGTGGCCGACCCGGACTTGGGCTTCTCATGTGACGTCCGCTCTTGGGGGATCTGCCGACGTGCCGATGCCTGGCTACGGCCGGTAAGATCCAGCCAACTCCGGAAGCTCATCTGTTCCTTCATTTCGAGGATTGCGCTGAGAGCGAAATTACCAGTTGCACCTTCCCTCATTGCGCAAAACCGCATGAATGTCGGCCGTGTACGATCTCGAGGGTCGCGGCGCGCATAAGCT containing:
- a CDS encoding ETC complex I subunit produces the protein MQVRIYQPPKTAMQSGRAKTERWLLEFEPETRRRVEPLMGWTSSDDTKGQLRLWFPSKEEAVAYAKAQGYMYTVEEPHKRKLRPKSYAANFATNRPLRWTH
- a CDS encoding PAS-domain containing protein; this translates as MVETEDAASVNGTPLAQLLRRQGALFRLSARGDALETVLEELALICEAALRPARCTIHLLEPAAAALHLAAAPGLPSYLRAALREVPVDAPAYPFTKAVRRDELVAVEDLSGERCWRDLARLIAPEGLGACWAQPIRDAEGKVLGAVSLFFEAAPPPGPEDLGFLDAVADLAAFLVHHESNERSLRRADERLATLAGTLPGVVYQRLVTPEGNIRYTYISEGVKDLFGVTPQEILRNPNALFDCHGPAYKATFRERLLKASRELSLWDVEAQIITRDGEEKWTHAIARPNRRPDGSVLWDGVILDASRIKEAERAAAAASAQTRRIIVESLSQGLILFDPEDRLVICNARYLELYPGIEEVARPGAGYAEVARSEIEQLDRSAGPDSVAQRLERRLAKHRKPAHQVERQWPDGRWILIDEHRTPDGSTVCLYTEVTDLKRREAELQRARGAAETANLKLERTNAQLDIALAQMAQGLCVFDAEQKLVLCNRHYGELFGLPEALVQPGVSVRAQIEHSFGGGARAEVWQQRLVEERLEQAGRPSETSYLLELPDGRVIEVMHRPLDDGGAVETFTDVTEKAATQRALHESEDRLRGQLAELMENRERLEEQREELRKLAEGLAWAVEEAEAANRAKSEFLAKMSHELRTPLNAVIGFSEAMKAEIFGPIGNARYQGYVDNICDSGTHLLGLINDLLDLSKVEAGGFNLNEETLEAAKLFEVCERLMEERAEYAGQRLEVRCPPDLPRFRADGMRLKQVLLNLLSNAIKYTPEGGRVTMAAGLLDDGGLELSVADTGIGISPAQLPLVMQPFRQAENAMCRGHEGTGLGLPLAKALVELHGGSLVIESAPGRGTLARIQLPASRIETALIEAAPLQPEALQKPA